A window from Rhinolophus sinicus isolate RSC01 linkage group LG01, ASM3656204v1, whole genome shotgun sequence encodes these proteins:
- the CTLA4 gene encoding cytotoxic T-lymphocyte protein 4: MACFGFRGHGAQTDLVSRTWPCTALFSLLFIPIFSKGMHVAQPAVVLASSRGVASIVCEYGSSGKATEVRVTVLRQAGSETTEVCAATYMVESELTFLDDSTCIGTSSGNKVNLTIQGLTAMDTGLYICKVELMYPPPYYMGMGNGTQIYVIDPEPCPDSDFLLWILAAVSSGLFFYSFLITAVCLGKMLKKRSPLTTGVYVKMPPTETECEKQFQPYFIPIN; the protein is encoded by the exons ATGGCTTGCTTTGGATTCCGGGGGCACGGGGCTCAGACGGATCTGGTTTCTAGGACCTGGCCCTGCactgctctgttttctcttctcttcattcCCATCTTTTCCAAAG GGATGCATGTGGCCCAGCCTGCAGTGGTGCTGGCCAGCAGCCGAGGTGTTGCCAGCATTGTGTGTGAGTATGGGTCTTCGGGCAAAGCCACTGAGGTCCGAGTGACGGTGCTACGGCAGGCTGGGAGCGAGACAACTGAAGTCTGCGCTGCAACGTACATGGTGGAGAGTGAATTGACCTTCCTAGATGATTCCACCTGCATTGGCACTTCCAGTGGAAACAAAGTGAACCTCACCATCCAAGGGCTGACAGCCATGGATACGGGACTCTACATCTGCAAGGTGGAGCTCATGTACCCCCCTCCTTACTATATGGGCATGGGCAATGGAACCCAGATTTATGTCATTG ATCCAGAACCATGCCCAGATTCTGATTTCCTCCTTTGGATCCTGGCAGCAGTGAGCTCAGGGTTGTTTTTTTACAGCTTCCTCATCACAGCTGTTTGTTTGGGCAAAATG CTTAAGAAAAGAAGCCCTCTTACTACAGGGGTCTATGTGAAAATGCCCCCAACAGAGACAGAATGTGAAAAGCAATTTCAGCCTTATTTTATTCCCATCAATTGA